A part of Rhipicephalus microplus isolate Deutch F79 chromosome 8, USDA_Rmic, whole genome shotgun sequence genomic DNA contains:
- the LOC142769296 gene encoding uncharacterized protein LOC142769296: MPLLLRILRIQLGIRQQQREVLQEVRQLKHKMSSAKKQGATRRRPSTLLRGGCQGLVIAVGAVSGASEKHLFWSSPMIPTFRVQIIGCSRQLASCPATAARALTAPLSLCPQRNLTCSRAGLF, encoded by the exons atgc ctctattgctacggatcctgcggatccaacttggcatccggcagcaacaaagagaggttctgcaggaggtgcgacagctgaagcacaag atgtcatctgccaaaaagcagggtgcgaccaggcggaggccctcaactttattaagaggtggctgccagggtctggtgatcgctgtgggggcagtaagcggcgcttcagagaagcatttgttttggagcagcccgatgatccccactttcagagtgcagattatcggctgctcgcggcagctggcttcctgcccagccacagcagccagggccttgacagcaccactgtcactgtgcccccaacgcaacctgacctgcagtagagcgggccttttttag